A window from Pleuronectes platessa chromosome 6, fPlePla1.1, whole genome shotgun sequence encodes these proteins:
- the ifrd2 gene encoding interferon-related developmental regulator 2, which translates to MPRSKKGKRGSGKPGVKNGVKGESGASDDELTSDILSPCSSASETTSVVEEGTGAEPVDEQTAQEETEDKLKQCIDNLMDKSAKTRLAALESLRQAFISRVLYDFLTGRRLTVGDCLERSLKKGSGEEQAAAATLFAQLCIQLGGGDEAEEGFKMLRPILTAILIDNSASITARQSCARALGMCCYVSAAEDGEDLVKSLALLESIFMSSYPSREGTLPIPKPGSAGLHGAALQAWSLLVTLCPASRLTVLLDLHLPKLQMCLQSNDVNYRIRVGETIALLVELGREIDEEFEVKDSESLCESLKSLATDGNKHRAKNDRRKQRSIFREVLHYIESEDFTEEKIRFGVESIYIDGWMRRHIYDAFKEILESGVRHHLQFNPLIRDIFGLGAPLILDPAVKANKISRFEKHLFNSAAFKARTKQRSKVRDKRADVM; encoded by the exons GTGTTAAAAATGGGGTGAAGGGGGAGTCGGGTGCCAGTGACGATGAGCTGACGTCTGATATTCTCAGCCCTTGCAGCAGTGCCAGCGAAACCACTTCGGTGGTGGAAGAGGGCACAG GGGCAGAGCCGGTTGATGAGCAGACCGcccaggaggagacagaagacaaaCTCAAACAATGTATAGACAACCTGATGGATAAAAG tgctaAGACTCGGCTTGCCGCCCTCGAGTCGTTGCGACAGGCCTTCATTTCCAGAGTACTGTACGACTTCCTGACAGGGAGACGCCTCACTGTTGGCGACTGCCTGGAAAGAAGCCTTAAAAAAG GCAGTGGAGAGGAGCAGGCGGCGGCTGCTACACTGTTTGCCCAGCTCTGTATCCAGCTCGGGGGTGGAGACGAGGCAGAGGAGGGCTTCAAGATGCTTCGCCCCATCCTCACTGCCATCCTGATTGACAACAGTGCCAGTATAACAGCCCGCCAGAGT TGTGCCAGAGCTCTGGGGATGTGCTGCTATGTGTCTGCTGCTGAGGACGGAGAG GACTTGGTCAAgtcactggccctcctggagaGCATATTCATGTCTTCCTACCCCAGCAGAGAGGGGACGCTGCCCATTCCTAAACCTGGGAGTGCGGGTCTTCACGGTGCTGCTCTGCAGGCCTGGTCACTGCTGGTCACCCTGTGTCCTGCATCTAGACTGACTGTGCTGCTCGACCT TCACCTCCCAAAACTGCAGATGTGTCTGCAGAGCAATGACGTCAACTACAGGATCAGAGTGGGAGAGACCATCGCCCTTCTGGTTGAGCTGGGCCGAGAAATAGATGAG gaattTGAGGTGAAGGACAGTGAAAGTCTGTGTGAATCTCTGAAGAGTTTAGCAACAGACGGCAACAAACACCGAGCCAAGAACGACAGGAGAAAACAACGCTCCATCTTCAGAGAGGTTCTACATTATATAGAG AGCGAGGActtcacagaggagaagatcagGTTTGGAGTGGAGAGCATTTACATCGACGGCTGGATGAGGAGACATATCTATGATGCCTTCAAAGAGATCCTGGAGTCTGGAGTCAGACACCACCTACAG TTCAACCCACTAATTAGAGACATCTTTGGCCTTGGCGCCCCCCTCATCCTGGACCCTGCTGTCAAAGCTAACAAGATCTCAAGATTTGAGAAG CATCTTTTTAACTCTGCTGCCTTCAAGGCCAGGACAAAACAGAGGAGCAAAGTCAGGGACAAGCGGGCTGACGTCATGTGA